From Spodoptera frugiperda isolate SF20-4 chromosome 27, AGI-APGP_CSIRO_Sfru_2.0, whole genome shotgun sequence, a single genomic window includes:
- the LOC118263359 gene encoding caseinolytic peptidase B protein homolog isoform X1 — MSTIRPFRCLYKHSAFALRHSSRLASALVQWEHTAGGNSNSGGENRTRAARTALGAGSLALALLAADHVFNEKRFFKAAQIGNVQELRKQVEAVASNIKSGRGENEADGGGGGAADWRHALGWTALMVAAANDQPGAVHELLKMGARPDLQERYSGAAMAAAAAGMHPLEVLQRREDEFCSTMNARASFLGWTALHYAALADSSAAARELLEAGADPTARDHAGRRALHYARDPSPTRDLILSHTRTWEEAAAAAAAEERRRFPLEQRLKQFIVGQQAAVETVAAAVRRKENGWADDEHPLVFLFLGSSGIGKTELAKQLARYMHRDDPAAFIRLDMSEYQEKHEVAKLIGAPPGYVGHEEGGQLTRALARRADAVVLFDEVDKAHPDVLTVLLQLFDEGRLTDGKGKLIECKNAIFVMTSNLAADEIAQYGLQLRREAEARAAQRVRMTPTVTVEQRGVPSLMEIFSLFNSDKRPWLSVSVGSHEGNGQSGPSESNDPEESLEVSRNFKDSVVRPILKRHFGRDEFLGRINEIVYFLPFSRQELLTLVNMELKLWAEKASARHAVELRWEGGVLGALADGYDVHYGARSIKHEVERRVVNQIALAAERGALARGCGVLLTERAGRVALAVRRPQDADYTPLDLAAL; from the exons atgtcAACCATAAGACCTTTCAGATGTTTATACAAACATAGTGCGTTCGCGTTGAGGCACTCGTCACGACTAGCTAGTGCATTGGTGCAGTGGGAACATACAGCAGGAGGGAACAGTAACTCGGGGGGCGAGAACCGAACACGAGCCGCGAGGACAGCGCTAGGTGCCGGCTCGCTAGCACTCGCTCTGCTAGCAGCTGATCATGTCTTCAATG AAAAACGATTCTTCAAAGCTGCTCAGATCGGAAATGTGCAAGAATTACGGAA GCAAGTGGAAGCGGTAGCTAGCAACATCAAAAGTGGACGAGGTGAAAACGAGGCTGATGGAGGCGGCGGTGGCGCAGCCGACTGGCGGCACGCTCTGGGCTGGACGGCGCTCATGGTGGCCGCCGCCAACGACCAACCCGGCGCCGTACACGAGCTGCTGAAGATGGGCGCTCGGCCGGACCTGCAGGAACGGTATTCAGGCGCCGCCATGGCAGCGGCGGCCGCTGGCATGCACCCGCTCGAGGTGCTGCAGCGGCGCGAGGACGAATTCTGTAGCACTATGAACGCGCGCGCATCGTTCCTCGGCTGGACCGCCCTACACTACGCCGCGCTGGCCGACTCCTCGGCCGCGGCGCGCGAGCTGCTGGAAGCGGGCGCCGACCCCACGGCGCGAGACCACGCGGGCCGCCGCGCCCTGCACTACGCGCGCGACCCCTCGCCCACTCGAGACCTCATCCTCAGTCACACGCGCACGTGGGAGGAGGCggccgctgccgccgccgcaGAGGAGCGGCGTCGCTTCCCCCTCGAGCAACGCCTTAAGCAATTCATCGTCGGTCAGCAGGCCGCCGTCGAGACGGTCGCGGCAGCCGTGCGACGGAAAGAGAACGGCTGGGCGGACGACGAGCACCCTCTCGTGTTCCTATTTCTCGGTAGCTCCGGCATCGGCAAGACTGAGCTGGCGAAACAGTTGGCGCGCTACATGCATCGCGACGACCCGGCGGCTTTCATCCGGCTTGACATGTCGGAGTACCAAGAGAAGCACGAGGTGGCCAAGCTGATCGGTGCCCCGCCCGGCTACGTGGGCCACGAGGAGGGCGGGCAGCTCACGCGGGCGCTGGCGCGGCGCGCGGATGCCGTCGTCCTCTTCGACGAGGTAGACAAGGCCCACCCTGACGTGCTCACGGTGCTGCTGCAGCTCTTTGATGAG GGAAGGCTGACAGATGGGAAGGGCAAGTTGATCGAATGTAAGAACGCCATCTTCGTAATGACATCGAACTTGGCAGCGGATGAGATCGCGCAGTACGGGCTGCAGCTGCGGCGGGAGGCCGAGGCTCGCGCGGCGCAGCGCGTGCGCATGACGCCTACAGTCACCGTCGAACAAAGAGGTGTGCCCAGCCTAAtggaaatattttcattgtttaataGTGATAAAAGACCGTGGTTATCGGTTTCAGTAGGGTCTCACGAAGGGAACGGCCAGAGCGGACCGTCCGAATCTAACGACCCGGAGGAGTCACTGGAAGTGTCGCGAAACTTCAAGGATAGCGTCGTGCGGCCGATACTCAAGCGGCACTTCGGCAGGGACGAGTTCCTGGGCCGCATCAACGAGATCGTGTACTTCCTGCCGTTCTCGCGGCAGGAGCTCCTGACGCTGGTGAACATGGAGCTGAAGCTGTGGGCGGAGAAGGCGAGCGCGCGGCACGCCGTGGAGCTGCGCTGGGAGGGCGGCGTGCTGGGCGCGCTGGCCGACGGGTACGACGTGCACTACGGCGCGCGCTCCATCAAGCACGAGGTGGAGCGCCGCGTCGTCAACCAGATCGCGCTGGCGGCGGAGCGCGGCGCGCTGGCGCGCGGCTGCGGCGTGCTGCTCACGGAGCGCGCCGGCCGCGTGGCGCTGGCCGTGCGCCGCCCGCAGGACGCCGACTACACGCCGCTCGACCTCGCCGCGCTCTGA
- the LOC118263359 gene encoding caseinolytic peptidase B protein homolog isoform X3, whose amino-acid sequence MSTIRPFRCLYKHSAFALRHSSRLASALVQWEHTAGGNSNSGGENRTRAARTALGAGSLALALLAADHVFNEKRFFKAAQIGNVQELRKQVEAVASNIKSGRGENEADGGGGGAADWRHALGWTALMVAAANDQPGAVHELLKMGARPDLQERYSGAAMAAAAAGMHPLEVLQRREDEFCSTMNARASFLGWTALHYAALADSSAAARELLEAGADPTARDHAGRRALHYARDPSPTRDLILSHTRTWEEAAAAAAAEERRRFPLEQRLKQFIVGQQAAVETVAAAVRRKENGWADDEHPLVFLFLGSSGIGKTELAKQLARYMHRDDPAAFIRLDMSEYQEKHEVAKLIGAPPGYVGHEEGGQLTRALARRADAVVLFDEVDKAHPDVLTVLLQLFDEGRLTDGKGKLIECKNAIFVMTSNLAADEIAQYGLQLRREAEARAAQRVRMTPTVTVEQRGSHEGNGQSGPSESNDPEESLEVSRNFKDSVVRPILKRHFGRDEFLGRINEIVYFLPFSRQELLTLVNMELKLWAEKASARHAVELRWEGGVLGALADGYDVHYGARSIKHEVERRVVNQIALAAERGALARGCGVLLTERAGRVALAVRRPQDADYTPLDLAAL is encoded by the exons atgtcAACCATAAGACCTTTCAGATGTTTATACAAACATAGTGCGTTCGCGTTGAGGCACTCGTCACGACTAGCTAGTGCATTGGTGCAGTGGGAACATACAGCAGGAGGGAACAGTAACTCGGGGGGCGAGAACCGAACACGAGCCGCGAGGACAGCGCTAGGTGCCGGCTCGCTAGCACTCGCTCTGCTAGCAGCTGATCATGTCTTCAATG AAAAACGATTCTTCAAAGCTGCTCAGATCGGAAATGTGCAAGAATTACGGAA GCAAGTGGAAGCGGTAGCTAGCAACATCAAAAGTGGACGAGGTGAAAACGAGGCTGATGGAGGCGGCGGTGGCGCAGCCGACTGGCGGCACGCTCTGGGCTGGACGGCGCTCATGGTGGCCGCCGCCAACGACCAACCCGGCGCCGTACACGAGCTGCTGAAGATGGGCGCTCGGCCGGACCTGCAGGAACGGTATTCAGGCGCCGCCATGGCAGCGGCGGCCGCTGGCATGCACCCGCTCGAGGTGCTGCAGCGGCGCGAGGACGAATTCTGTAGCACTATGAACGCGCGCGCATCGTTCCTCGGCTGGACCGCCCTACACTACGCCGCGCTGGCCGACTCCTCGGCCGCGGCGCGCGAGCTGCTGGAAGCGGGCGCCGACCCCACGGCGCGAGACCACGCGGGCCGCCGCGCCCTGCACTACGCGCGCGACCCCTCGCCCACTCGAGACCTCATCCTCAGTCACACGCGCACGTGGGAGGAGGCggccgctgccgccgccgcaGAGGAGCGGCGTCGCTTCCCCCTCGAGCAACGCCTTAAGCAATTCATCGTCGGTCAGCAGGCCGCCGTCGAGACGGTCGCGGCAGCCGTGCGACGGAAAGAGAACGGCTGGGCGGACGACGAGCACCCTCTCGTGTTCCTATTTCTCGGTAGCTCCGGCATCGGCAAGACTGAGCTGGCGAAACAGTTGGCGCGCTACATGCATCGCGACGACCCGGCGGCTTTCATCCGGCTTGACATGTCGGAGTACCAAGAGAAGCACGAGGTGGCCAAGCTGATCGGTGCCCCGCCCGGCTACGTGGGCCACGAGGAGGGCGGGCAGCTCACGCGGGCGCTGGCGCGGCGCGCGGATGCCGTCGTCCTCTTCGACGAGGTAGACAAGGCCCACCCTGACGTGCTCACGGTGCTGCTGCAGCTCTTTGATGAG GGAAGGCTGACAGATGGGAAGGGCAAGTTGATCGAATGTAAGAACGCCATCTTCGTAATGACATCGAACTTGGCAGCGGATGAGATCGCGCAGTACGGGCTGCAGCTGCGGCGGGAGGCCGAGGCTCGCGCGGCGCAGCGCGTGCGCATGACGCCTACAGTCACCGTCGAACAAAGAG GGTCTCACGAAGGGAACGGCCAGAGCGGACCGTCCGAATCTAACGACCCGGAGGAGTCACTGGAAGTGTCGCGAAACTTCAAGGATAGCGTCGTGCGGCCGATACTCAAGCGGCACTTCGGCAGGGACGAGTTCCTGGGCCGCATCAACGAGATCGTGTACTTCCTGCCGTTCTCGCGGCAGGAGCTCCTGACGCTGGTGAACATGGAGCTGAAGCTGTGGGCGGAGAAGGCGAGCGCGCGGCACGCCGTGGAGCTGCGCTGGGAGGGCGGCGTGCTGGGCGCGCTGGCCGACGGGTACGACGTGCACTACGGCGCGCGCTCCATCAAGCACGAGGTGGAGCGCCGCGTCGTCAACCAGATCGCGCTGGCGGCGGAGCGCGGCGCGCTGGCGCGCGGCTGCGGCGTGCTGCTCACGGAGCGCGCCGGCCGCGTGGCGCTGGCCGTGCGCCGCCCGCAGGACGCCGACTACACGCCGCTCGACCTCGCCGCGCTCTGA
- the LOC118263359 gene encoding caseinolytic peptidase B protein homolog isoform X2 has translation MSTIRPFRCLYKHSAFALRHSSRLASALVQWEHTAGGNSNSGGENRTRAARTALGAGSLALALLAADHVFNEKRFFKAAQIGNVQELRKQVEAVASNIKSGRGENEADGGGGGAADWRHALGWTALMVAAANDQPGAVHELLKMGARPDLQERYSGAAMAAAAAGMHPLEVLQRREDEFCSTMNARASFLGWTALHYAALADSSAAARELLEAGADPTARDHAGRRALHYARDPSPTRDLILSHTRTWEEAAAAAAAEERRRFPLEQRLKQFIVGQQAAVETVAAAVRRKENGWADDEHPLVFLFLGSSGIGKTELAKQLARYMHRDDPAAFIRLDMSEYQEKHEVAKLIGAPPGYVGHEEGGQLTRALARRADAVVLFDEVDKAHPDVLTVLLQLFDEGRLTDGKGKLIECKNAIFVMTSNLAADEIAQYGLQLRREAEARAAQRVRMTPTVTVEQRVGSHEGNGQSGPSESNDPEESLEVSRNFKDSVVRPILKRHFGRDEFLGRINEIVYFLPFSRQELLTLVNMELKLWAEKASARHAVELRWEGGVLGALADGYDVHYGARSIKHEVERRVVNQIALAAERGALARGCGVLLTERAGRVALAVRRPQDADYTPLDLAAL, from the exons atgtcAACCATAAGACCTTTCAGATGTTTATACAAACATAGTGCGTTCGCGTTGAGGCACTCGTCACGACTAGCTAGTGCATTGGTGCAGTGGGAACATACAGCAGGAGGGAACAGTAACTCGGGGGGCGAGAACCGAACACGAGCCGCGAGGACAGCGCTAGGTGCCGGCTCGCTAGCACTCGCTCTGCTAGCAGCTGATCATGTCTTCAATG AAAAACGATTCTTCAAAGCTGCTCAGATCGGAAATGTGCAAGAATTACGGAA GCAAGTGGAAGCGGTAGCTAGCAACATCAAAAGTGGACGAGGTGAAAACGAGGCTGATGGAGGCGGCGGTGGCGCAGCCGACTGGCGGCACGCTCTGGGCTGGACGGCGCTCATGGTGGCCGCCGCCAACGACCAACCCGGCGCCGTACACGAGCTGCTGAAGATGGGCGCTCGGCCGGACCTGCAGGAACGGTATTCAGGCGCCGCCATGGCAGCGGCGGCCGCTGGCATGCACCCGCTCGAGGTGCTGCAGCGGCGCGAGGACGAATTCTGTAGCACTATGAACGCGCGCGCATCGTTCCTCGGCTGGACCGCCCTACACTACGCCGCGCTGGCCGACTCCTCGGCCGCGGCGCGCGAGCTGCTGGAAGCGGGCGCCGACCCCACGGCGCGAGACCACGCGGGCCGCCGCGCCCTGCACTACGCGCGCGACCCCTCGCCCACTCGAGACCTCATCCTCAGTCACACGCGCACGTGGGAGGAGGCggccgctgccgccgccgcaGAGGAGCGGCGTCGCTTCCCCCTCGAGCAACGCCTTAAGCAATTCATCGTCGGTCAGCAGGCCGCCGTCGAGACGGTCGCGGCAGCCGTGCGACGGAAAGAGAACGGCTGGGCGGACGACGAGCACCCTCTCGTGTTCCTATTTCTCGGTAGCTCCGGCATCGGCAAGACTGAGCTGGCGAAACAGTTGGCGCGCTACATGCATCGCGACGACCCGGCGGCTTTCATCCGGCTTGACATGTCGGAGTACCAAGAGAAGCACGAGGTGGCCAAGCTGATCGGTGCCCCGCCCGGCTACGTGGGCCACGAGGAGGGCGGGCAGCTCACGCGGGCGCTGGCGCGGCGCGCGGATGCCGTCGTCCTCTTCGACGAGGTAGACAAGGCCCACCCTGACGTGCTCACGGTGCTGCTGCAGCTCTTTGATGAG GGAAGGCTGACAGATGGGAAGGGCAAGTTGATCGAATGTAAGAACGCCATCTTCGTAATGACATCGAACTTGGCAGCGGATGAGATCGCGCAGTACGGGCTGCAGCTGCGGCGGGAGGCCGAGGCTCGCGCGGCGCAGCGCGTGCGCATGACGCCTACAGTCACCGTCGAACAAAGAG TAGGGTCTCACGAAGGGAACGGCCAGAGCGGACCGTCCGAATCTAACGACCCGGAGGAGTCACTGGAAGTGTCGCGAAACTTCAAGGATAGCGTCGTGCGGCCGATACTCAAGCGGCACTTCGGCAGGGACGAGTTCCTGGGCCGCATCAACGAGATCGTGTACTTCCTGCCGTTCTCGCGGCAGGAGCTCCTGACGCTGGTGAACATGGAGCTGAAGCTGTGGGCGGAGAAGGCGAGCGCGCGGCACGCCGTGGAGCTGCGCTGGGAGGGCGGCGTGCTGGGCGCGCTGGCCGACGGGTACGACGTGCACTACGGCGCGCGCTCCATCAAGCACGAGGTGGAGCGCCGCGTCGTCAACCAGATCGCGCTGGCGGCGGAGCGCGGCGCGCTGGCGCGCGGCTGCGGCGTGCTGCTCACGGAGCGCGCCGGCCGCGTGGCGCTGGCCGTGCGCCGCCCGCAGGACGCCGACTACACGCCGCTCGACCTCGCCGCGCTCTGA